ttaaaaaattaattaatactcattagaataatttatttaaataaagaacaacttctaataaaaacatatatacaattaaaaaaatagaagtaCTAAAAGTTTTTTGGGaacttaattatctaaaaaaatgtaaaactctAATTAGATActaatatgatttttgtttagaaacattaaattattttataatttatattttataatatatattttacctcattttacatttatcaattaatttatcAACTGATTTACTGGcatacttattttaataaagtaactTATCAacttaaacatataatttatgaCCTATAAGTTatcaaataactttttaataactTGTGAGCTAATTTTGTCAATCATATCTTaactataaaattcaaaattataaaaagcgatatttaaaaaagaaaatctccattaaacattaaattatctttaatgtagtggaaatattgtttataaaaataaaaaaattcgtcaacaaaaacaaaattttctaatttctcattcatttcatcctctatatattttttgttttgctgCTTATTATTCAATCATTTCACAGTATATCTCCCTCTTGAAAACTACTAAGAAACAACAAATATTAGTTGAAACCAAAGAGTGATATCTATTgctaaccttttttttttaacaaacaaTAACTCTATAAGCATTTTTTTGTAAGAGATATCACCAAATTAGCATACTCTAATCTCTCCTCTTCCAGGAGTTGCACAACTTTCTTTTGAAACCTAATGAACAATTCATCCATAACTTTTGCACCAAAGTTAGCAGATAAGAGAGATTCCATTACAGCTCTTGTGTGTCTTGCTACGAATTCGGCTCTTatattttcatcaacaaaaACGTCATCACCGTCTTCATTTCTTCCCTCATCCCAAGGCACGATGGCAATCTCTAATTCTTGAATGAAGAATAGACCCTTCTTCCCGAATCACCTCTCTTATTTCCTCAATGCTAGGTTTATATGTTGGTATGTTAAAGGactccaatttttcttcttcaaccaaACCCtgcaatgtatatatatatataccttatTATTACGTTATATGTTTCCAAgactttataaaaaaagatgttATTTACCTCTAAGAGCATGTCAGTAACTGTTAGACTAATTGCTTCCCAAATGCTTCTTCTTGGAGTTTCAGTTTTGACAAGTAACAATAACACCATTGCTCCTCCAGGCACAAGTTCCTCTGAACGTGATTTCAGAAACAATTCAAAGTCCTTTTGGAATTTCTTAAGGAATGTTGTGTATACGTATGGAGGGCTTGTACTAACTATGTGACAGTTTCCCTTGTTTAGTGCCTCCTTACTTAACCCTAAAAATGGATCCTATAAATAACcaaatgtaattataattaattaactcAAACATTTAACATGTatcaaactttaatttaacatataattacTTTACCTGAGATATCCAGTGCACACTGTTGGCAGAATTAATGAAATAGGTTTATGGAATTACTAGGAAAGAGTCTCCCATAAAAAGATCCAGGAGTGGCATTGATAAAGCAAGAACCAGACTTCTGACCCTTATCTTGCCGCAATTTGGTATAGAAATCAGGAAGCGACTTGAAGATGGTATTGAAATCgttttcaaataaatcattCAGATATAATTGGATTGTGGGTGGTTCACGATTCAAACGAATAGATGTAGCATGAACAATGTCAACAATATTTGACATTACAATAAGAGTATTTGGTCCCACAGAACAACCTAAATCTGCCACTTTGATGCAGTTTGGAGAAGAATGACAGTATAATCTTGTTATAGTTTCTTGAAGCATGGCTTTGGCTTTAAGCATTATTTTTCTCTGTCAGGAATTGAAAGATAAATgaatatagaagaaaaatatttaagatatagTTAATAGTTTgtaaagatatataaataatacCTGGAGTGACGAGTTATTTGCGTAACTCCTTTCACCGTCGCCAACATTCATATGAAGGAAAAGCTCTCTTTCCATTGATGAAGCACGAAATGGTTCTTCAAGATTAGCTTGGGTTAGTGTTTGAAGTTATCCTCTGAATAATGCATTCATATGTACTACTGAGATCTGACACATCATGGGATTTTTTTGCTGATTCATGCAATCACGTGGTATACTTGGACACATCTTCTAAAgtcttattaaaaaataaattcaagacaCAATGTATGCATCATTCACAAAATCTATGATGCACGAATTCCAAAACTAGTTTTATAAGTGAACACTCTGCCAAATTTTAAAATGCCTGGTTGATCTCGACAGAGTCATATTAGTTTTCTTTATTGGTATAGATCATATGTATTCTTTATACAAAAAATGGAGATGCGGGGTATCGATCCCCGTACCTCTCGCATGCTAAGCGAGCGCTCTACCATCTGAGCTACATCCCCATACATTATAATTGTTCAATATATTAAGATTCGTATTAAGATtctagtttaaaaaataataaggaaTAAAAgcaatttatgtaatttaaaatctaaGTTATAATCTAAGCTAAGGTGCGTCAAAGTTTTCTTCGAGTTCCTTCGAGCTATAAGTGAGTTTGACCATACATGGATTACTGAGTTGATGAAAGAGTGGGAACCAATCAAATAAGCCAATTTAAGTGATGGGGATAGTGGAGAGAGAAAGACTGAGTGGGTGGCATGTAAAATGAGAAAGGTGCGTTTAGTAAGGGCTTTAAGAGTGATTTTGCTCTTCTTGGATTGAACTGCTGTAGTATGAAGGTGGTAGGCATAAGTGAAATTTTTGGGATATCATTGTTGTATTCTTTATGGGTGCGATCCTAAATGAATGATCTGTTATATAAAAGATTGTTTATGCTTCGTCCCCTATGACTAGGAGCAAAGATTGTTTATATCATGTTTATCTTCGACTTGGGTTGGACTTAGATGTTTCTTGGACTTGTATTATGTTGAATTAGCTATCTAACAATGTCTCAATTTGCGTTTGTAATTTCAATTATGAATGAATTAAAAGATATACTGGACTActtgaaatattattgaattgGCACTGAATTACTTGAAATATTAATGAATTGGTACTGAAACATGTTATGAgatttatcttgaaaaaaatttgcattttcaaaattatagaCATTTGTGTGGGTTAAACTGACGCTATATCGACGGCAATggattaaatattaaatattattttcagttttcttATTATCATGCTGagaattgattattatatttttttatttagcaTCGGTCAAGCTGacgataataaaaaaaaaagtaactctTTGTCTCCATTTACATTAGAGTTGTTGGCATCATCTATATATCACCATAGTTGGATCGACATCATCTTGCTAGAGTCGACTTTGACCATTTGGGATCTCATTGGAGATCAAATGCCAACATTCTTATAgtgatttttcataattaagagaaaaaaaatagcaCATTTATGAAATGTCTGATGactattttaacaaaaaagataagaaaaaaaatattaaacaatataaacaattataaattaatattatgctGCTGGTTTGTTTTGAGAATGAAGCAAGTAGTGGgagatttatatttaatttttattgtgtaaaaattttaatgaatCAACAATAACTATAATATTGCAAGGTGTCTTGTAAAAAGAATTCGTGAAGTAAGAAAAGACAGTTTCCGTAGtgagagataaaaaataatctgTTTATACTAATCCACAGCTGCTCAACTTTTATTATGCTATGCACtttctcttttccattttctaCTGTTAAAAACACAATTAGTCTcttgttttttagtttatatacaataaactcttcatatatttttaaaaaaggtgGTGTGAGTCTGATGCACTTGAATTTCTAGATCTCacttaaattttctttattatattcttttcttccataatattttaaaatttcaaaaaacaataaattcacaaaaaaaaatgatttcgGCTCTTCCATTTTCACCATGAAAGGAATCATCATCACCACCTTCAATGTTCATGCCTTCATCCCAAGCCGAGATTACAACTTCTAATCTTTCAAGAAACAGTGACTCTTCTTCCTGAATCACATGCTTAACTTCCTCAACTGTAGGTTCATACACTGGTATATTAAACGACTCTAATTTTGCTTCTTCAATCAAACCCTACGTACAATTTATGGgtataattaatcaataatcatgacaaacttaattgtaatcaattaaaaaaatgttgtttacCTCCATGAGCATGTCATTGAGTATCAAACTAACTATTTCCCAACTTGTTCTTCTTGGAGTTTCATGATAGCCCAGATGCATTAACACCATTGCTCCTCCTGGAACAAGTTCCTCAGAACGTGATTTCAGAAACAATTTGAAGTCTTGCTGATACTGCTTAAGGTAGGCTTTGTGTACTTCAGGAGGGCTTGTGCTAACTATATGACAATGACCCTTGATAAGGGATGCTGCATCCTTACACCCCAATAATGGATCCTACAACCAAAACATGAGATGAATAAGCTCAAGTATCTAGAGTgagaaattgaaacaaaaacaaacctaAGACAGAAATGGTTCTGGTGAACTATAACACATCAAAAAGTTTAGAGGTGAAGAGAGAGTAAACTTATCTAACCTGAGAAAGCCAGTGTAGACCGTTGGAGGAATGAAAAAGGTTTATGGAATTACTGGGAAAGAGTCTTCCATAGAAGGATCCAGGTGTGACATTAATAAAGCATGAACCATTTCCTTTATATTCTATATAAAAATCTGGAAGTAACTTGATAGTGGTATTGAAATCATTTCCATATAAATCATTCAGATAAAATTGGAATGTTGGTAGATCACAGTTTAAGTGAGTGCATGCTGTATCAACGATGTTAATGATGTTTGATATTACAAGAAGTGTATTTGGTCCAACTGAACAACCTAAGTCTGCTACTTTCATGCAGTTCGGAGAAGAATCACGATACAGCCTTGTTATTGTTTCTTCTAGTATGAATTTG
This sequence is a window from Vigna angularis cultivar LongXiaoDou No.4 chromosome 2, ASM1680809v1, whole genome shotgun sequence. Protein-coding genes within it:
- the LOC108327203 gene encoding probable jasmonic acid carboxyl methyltransferase 2, encoding MSTAQTLTRVLCPNVVKFGCSSIIFHQPFLHMNGGKGEMSYANNSSIQRQMMLNAKFILEETITRLYRDSSPNCMKVADLGCSVGPNTLLVISNIINIVDTACTHLNCDLPTFQFYLNDLYGNDFNTTIKLLPDFYIEYKGNGSCFINVTPGSFYGRLFPSNSINLFHSSNGLHWLSQDPLLGCKDAASLIKGHCHIVSTSPPEVHKAYLKQYQQDFKLFLKSRSEELVPGGAMVLMHLGYHETPRRTSWEIVSLILNDMLMEGLIEEAKLESFNIPVYEPTVEEVKHVIQEEESLFLERLEVVISAWDEGMNIEGGDDDSFHDFVNDAYIVS